In a single window of the Bacillus mycoides genome:
- a CDS encoding phosphotransferase enzyme family protein, with amino-acid sequence MEIAVERVFTNEILARAAKAYHVTVEEKPLGDFENYIFKAKGKNNEDYVLRLTHSSHRSKKEVEAELDFLRYVAEHGAKVAGPRNSISQNLVEEIGAEDGTFFFASLFTYAQGEQVKGEGSPYWGDAYFEAWGKAIGQLHRLTMDYPKTDYRDTWEEDESSIVNGLEDEKVKGIATVLMDEIKALPIERETFGLMHGDIHPGNFHYDGKGLTIFDFDDAAYNYFIHDLAMVLYYSVLFTPWTLEKKTEFARKQLQVLRKGYEYEHRLADSWYESLPLFLRLRDIGLYGTIQKKFKGKDMPEDFQKLSDELYERIIKQEAIVNT; translated from the coding sequence ATGGAAATAGCGGTAGAACGTGTTTTTACGAATGAAATTTTAGCAAGAGCAGCAAAGGCATATCATGTAACGGTGGAAGAAAAGCCACTTGGTGATTTTGAAAATTATATTTTTAAGGCGAAGGGTAAAAATAATGAAGATTACGTATTACGCTTAACCCATTCTTCTCATCGGTCTAAAAAAGAGGTAGAGGCCGAACTAGATTTTTTACGGTATGTTGCAGAGCATGGGGCAAAAGTGGCGGGACCTCGTAATTCAATATCTCAAAACCTTGTAGAAGAAATTGGAGCGGAAGATGGCACTTTCTTTTTCGCGTCTTTATTTACATATGCACAAGGTGAGCAAGTAAAAGGAGAAGGATCGCCTTATTGGGGAGATGCTTACTTTGAAGCGTGGGGAAAAGCGATTGGACAACTGCACCGCCTTACAATGGATTATCCTAAAACAGACTACCGTGATACGTGGGAAGAGGATGAAAGTAGCATTGTTAATGGATTAGAAGATGAGAAGGTGAAAGGGATTGCCACTGTATTAATGGATGAAATAAAGGCTCTTCCAATCGAAAGAGAAACGTTTGGCCTTATGCATGGCGATATTCATCCAGGTAATTTTCATTATGATGGAAAAGGGCTAACAATCTTTGATTTTGATGACGCTGCCTATAATTACTTCATTCATGATTTGGCAATGGTTCTTTATTACTCTGTTCTTTTTACACCGTGGACATTGGAGAAAAAGACGGAATTTGCTCGTAAACAGTTACAAGTGTTAAGAAAGGGGTACGAATATGAGCACAGGCTGGCGGATAGTTGGTATGAATCGTTACCGTTATTTTTACGGTTACGTGATATAGGCCTATACGGTACGATTCAAAAGAAATTTAAGGGGAAAGATATGCCAGAGGATTTTCAAAAGTTATCAGATGAGTTGTATGAAAGAATTATAAAGCAAGAGGCAATAGTGAATACATAA
- a CDS encoding CPBP family intramembrane glutamic endopeptidase, which yields MTLKCMWGWKEILYLFVFVFLIVPVMVESLFYDYALKIIGNSLYAGVLMGLIMAVIFTFLVYLFCIKRYKLSWKDIGIRKLSWKDLLWTFVAVISLIVVSVGVLMIMEKLGISFENSKTETIQNDKSIYAFCIAVIGAAVISPIYEEILYRGVFYTFFRDRYGILGGVIISSIIFTVVHIPTYNTLPVNFLSGVVFAWLYEKTNSILSAMIAHALFNFIAVLLTFMSN from the coding sequence ATGACTTTAAAATGTATGTGGGGATGGAAAGAAATTTTATATTTATTTGTTTTTGTATTTCTGATTGTACCAGTAATGGTTGAATCTCTTTTTTATGATTATGCTTTAAAAATAATAGGGAACTCATTATATGCTGGAGTATTAATGGGACTTATAATGGCAGTGATATTTACATTTTTAGTTTATCTTTTTTGCATAAAAAGATATAAACTGTCGTGGAAAGATATTGGAATTCGGAAGCTTTCATGGAAAGATTTATTGTGGACATTTGTAGCGGTTATTTCTTTGATTGTAGTGAGTGTTGGAGTATTAATGATAATGGAGAAACTGGGGATTTCTTTCGAAAATAGTAAAACGGAGACGATCCAAAATGATAAATCAATATATGCGTTCTGTATCGCGGTAATTGGAGCAGCAGTTATATCACCAATCTATGAAGAAATTTTATATCGAGGTGTTTTTTATACGTTTTTTCGTGATAGATATGGCATATTGGGCGGGGTGATTATAAGTTCAATAATATTTACCGTTGTTCATATTCCAACATATAACACATTACCGGTGAATTTTTTAAGCGGTGTAGTATTCGCGTGGTTATATGAAAAAACAAATTCTATTTTATCGGCTATGATTGCACACGCACTATTTAATTTCATAGCAGTACTTCTTACATTTATGTCGAATTAA
- a CDS encoding TasA family protein produces MSIKKKLGMGVVTAALGLSLISGGTYAYFSDKEVSQNTFAAGTLDLSVNPEVVINVDNIKPGDEMERGFQLVNKGTLAIGDVKLLTDYSVIDAKGDNGNADFGDHIRVDFLWNLDKNEVPIWSTTLSELKVATQNGSIPDLVQKGVVDREGNGLAPGDDDTFYVMFTFVDNDEEQNVFQGDSLKLNWTFNSMQTKGEDK; encoded by the coding sequence ATGAGTATTAAGAAAAAACTTGGTATGGGTGTTGTAACTGCAGCGCTTGGCTTATCTTTAATTAGTGGGGGAACATATGCGTATTTTAGTGATAAGGAAGTATCACAAAACACGTTTGCAGCCGGTACTTTAGATTTGAGTGTTAATCCTGAAGTTGTTATTAATGTCGACAATATTAAACCAGGTGATGAAATGGAGCGTGGTTTTCAATTAGTAAACAAAGGAACCTTAGCAATAGGAGATGTGAAACTTCTGACAGATTACAGTGTAATCGATGCTAAAGGAGATAATGGAAATGCTGATTTTGGTGATCATATCCGTGTTGATTTCTTGTGGAATTTGGATAAAAATGAGGTTCCAATTTGGTCTACTACATTATCTGAATTAAAGGTAGCTACGCAAAACGGAAGTATTCCTGATCTTGTACAAAAAGGTGTTGTAGACCGAGAAGGAAATGGACTTGCTCCTGGTGATGATGATACTTTCTACGTAATGTTCACATTTGTAGATAACGATGAAGAGCAAAATGTATTTCAAGGGGATTCATTGAAGTTAAATTGGACCTTCAACTCAATGCAGACAAAAGGTGAAGATAAATAA
- a CDS encoding S8 family serine peptidase, producing the protein MKKGKFGKILIGTLTVGMLMSQGIPYNVLAEEVNTTTLTGIDDANAILKGLTKEQRNALKTLNTKPGFVISPGINTASPDNVNVIVEFKQAPSKIEMLKQAAKGKKIALSTAEQKVEASHKEFKSEFEQLQKNKDKGTNFKSAKITREYKNAFNGVAISLPANMIEDLVRTGIVKRVWEDSEVKIDLPKETAKTAAEPKMADSVPQIGVDKLHDEKITGKGIKVGVLDTGIDYNHPDLKDAYKGYRAKQGEDASKIDPNSIKGWDFVNNDADPMETTYKDWQNSGGYPEIYDGSAYYTSHGTHVAGTIAADKKNSVDYAVTGVAPDVDLYSYRVLGPYGSGQTSGILAAIDKAVKDDMDVINLSLGASINDPLYPTSIAVNNAMLAGVVTVVAAGNSGPEEGTLGSPSAAALPITVGASDAAMNIPTFSASAGDLQVDKMMLLGKSFTDKIEDLKRQSIPVVYAGLGKSGDFTGKDVKGKLALIQRGEITFDEKIKNAKEAGAKAVIVYNNVDGEITSYLGESTASIPSFRLTKVDGEKLQAKAVQGDVSLAFGELSNIKTEGDHLADFSSRGPATKTDDIKPDIVAPGVSIFSTVPEYINDPKDGENYPVAYGRMSGTSMATPHTAGVAALILQEHPNYSPFEVKEALMNTAVDLKEARSVFEVGSGRIDAYRAVHADTAIEVIDKTSNVVNDEEVEIEEKTGSIAFGYKNQLGNGPIKDSRKVLIKNSNKTDEKEFKLEVEFSPTSVGVQDAAKNGVKLNVQDSIKVAPSTSGEISPEIIIPENAEFGRYEGYIHISNKKNEKEVYQVPFAVKFTEKGIESVDLLRDAMATDTSNFHPFMERPSSPLTFKLNSPLETIDAVVKDRKTGKALGIVGTINASSLTPNIEYIMFDGMGGYVFPFTGDPNHPIGDKRVTLPDGDYQLDFIGYDKEGKPYTKGDSVIIDNIKPEMKFTDVKPGVHEVNESMFKEEDGQRALWVHGNIYDSTIDVLKAKGLQYDQKTNEIVYYQNSAFPSGWLNTIQANGDFKFGVLPEEINEPLNLRLFGYDLATASNMANGFKDYVFVKEGTEYAVPSYDKDKVKLGEKITLTLNLNNVKQLMSGTFEIPYSKQLFKFVDVKPNPALAEYAKQNGLNIKLEDPVINEEGNWENKVKVGASLEGTEFKGLDGDAPFVDVTFEMTSDEYFNNLTAFGVDKFSYTKTGASEGVEIPVFKDKSFSIISKHAMVTGYIGPEAFLTEEGYLGKNDYTKLGAKVYAVGKDGKKYTGTVDDNGQFEIHSVPVSDTEYNIFVEMPGHLNSKLTTKIGKMQDGELVGQNFRADMDDSLAGDVNGDKMVDIQDARIAALSYEKGKVAVKDGDVNQDGVVNETDIRFIEKNFLKKGSDAKENQKPKENVGPVTLDKILRSIGLEPKK; encoded by the coding sequence ATGAAGAAGGGGAAATTCGGAAAAATACTTATCGGAACGCTAACTGTTGGTATGTTAATGTCTCAAGGAATTCCATATAACGTATTGGCCGAAGAGGTAAATACAACTACTTTAACTGGGATTGATGATGCAAATGCTATATTGAAAGGTCTTACAAAGGAACAACGTAATGCCTTAAAAACGTTAAATACAAAACCAGGTTTTGTTATTTCACCAGGCATCAATACAGCAAGTCCTGATAATGTGAATGTGATTGTAGAGTTTAAGCAAGCACCTAGCAAAATCGAGATGTTAAAACAAGCAGCTAAGGGGAAAAAAATAGCCCTTTCAACTGCGGAACAAAAGGTAGAAGCATCTCATAAAGAATTTAAATCAGAGTTTGAGCAGCTTCAAAAGAATAAAGATAAAGGGACGAATTTTAAATCTGCCAAAATAACAAGAGAATATAAGAATGCTTTTAATGGTGTAGCGATTTCGTTACCTGCGAATATGATTGAAGACTTAGTTCGCACTGGTATTGTTAAGCGCGTATGGGAAGATAGTGAGGTCAAAATTGATTTACCGAAAGAAACAGCTAAGACGGCTGCCGAACCCAAAATGGCAGATAGTGTACCACAAATTGGTGTGGACAAGCTGCATGATGAAAAAATAACAGGTAAAGGAATTAAGGTAGGTGTACTGGACACAGGTATTGATTATAACCACCCTGATTTAAAAGATGCTTATAAAGGGTATCGTGCAAAGCAAGGTGAAGATGCAAGCAAAATAGATCCGAACTCAATAAAAGGATGGGATTTTGTTAATAATGATGCTGATCCAATGGAGACAACGTATAAGGATTGGCAAAATTCTGGAGGATATCCTGAAATTTATGATGGAAGTGCATACTATACATCCCACGGTACTCATGTAGCTGGGACAATTGCTGCAGACAAAAAGAATAGTGTGGATTATGCAGTTACGGGAGTCGCTCCGGATGTAGATTTATATTCATATCGTGTATTAGGTCCATATGGAAGTGGACAAACAAGCGGTATTCTTGCTGCGATTGATAAAGCAGTGAAAGACGATATGGACGTTATCAATTTATCATTAGGTGCGTCTATTAATGATCCTTTATATCCTACTTCTATTGCAGTAAACAATGCGATGTTAGCTGGTGTTGTTACAGTAGTAGCGGCAGGTAATAGTGGTCCAGAAGAAGGTACCCTTGGATCACCTAGTGCAGCAGCACTTCCAATTACAGTTGGAGCAAGTGACGCTGCGATGAACATTCCAACGTTTTCAGCTAGTGCAGGTGATTTACAAGTGGATAAGATGATGCTACTAGGTAAAAGTTTTACTGATAAAATTGAAGACTTAAAAAGACAATCCATACCCGTGGTATATGCAGGACTTGGGAAATCAGGTGATTTTACAGGGAAAGATGTTAAAGGGAAGTTAGCTCTTATCCAACGCGGTGAGATTACATTTGATGAAAAAATTAAAAATGCTAAGGAAGCAGGCGCAAAGGCGGTAATTGTATACAACAATGTAGATGGGGAAATTACAAGTTATCTTGGGGAAAGTACTGCATCTATTCCATCATTCCGCTTAACAAAAGTAGATGGTGAGAAATTGCAAGCAAAAGCTGTACAAGGGGATGTGTCGTTAGCGTTTGGGGAACTTAGTAATATAAAAACAGAGGGAGATCACTTAGCTGATTTCAGCTCCCGTGGTCCTGCAACTAAAACAGATGATATTAAGCCAGATATTGTAGCACCAGGTGTGTCTATTTTCTCAACTGTTCCTGAATATATTAATGATCCAAAGGATGGAGAAAATTATCCGGTAGCGTATGGACGTATGTCAGGTACATCTATGGCAACTCCTCATACAGCGGGGGTGGCGGCACTCATTTTACAAGAACATCCAAACTATAGTCCGTTTGAAGTAAAAGAAGCGCTTATGAATACTGCAGTTGACTTAAAAGAGGCACGCTCTGTATTTGAGGTAGGATCAGGCCGAATTGATGCGTATCGTGCAGTTCATGCAGATACAGCTATCGAGGTTATCGATAAAACATCAAACGTTGTAAATGATGAAGAAGTAGAAATTGAAGAAAAAACAGGGTCTATTGCATTCGGGTATAAAAACCAATTGGGAAATGGACCTATTAAAGATAGTCGAAAAGTCTTAATTAAGAACAGCAATAAAACAGACGAGAAAGAGTTTAAATTAGAAGTAGAGTTTTCACCAACAAGTGTAGGTGTGCAAGATGCAGCGAAGAATGGTGTGAAGCTGAACGTACAAGATTCTATTAAAGTAGCTCCTAGTACATCAGGGGAAATTAGCCCTGAAATTATCATTCCAGAAAACGCTGAATTTGGTAGATATGAGGGATATATTCATATTTCAAATAAAAAAAATGAAAAAGAAGTATATCAAGTGCCATTTGCAGTTAAATTCACAGAAAAAGGAATTGAATCTGTAGATTTGCTGAGAGATGCAATGGCAACAGATACATCTAACTTCCATCCATTTATGGAAAGGCCGAGTTCACCGCTGACATTTAAATTGAACAGTCCACTTGAAACTATCGATGCAGTGGTGAAGGATCGAAAAACAGGAAAGGCATTAGGAATTGTGGGGACAATTAATGCTAGCAGTCTAACACCAAATATTGAATATATCATGTTCGATGGTATGGGTGGCTATGTATTCCCGTTTACAGGAGATCCAAATCATCCAATTGGAGACAAGCGAGTTACGTTGCCTGATGGAGATTACCAACTTGATTTCATTGGATATGACAAAGAAGGGAAACCTTATACAAAAGGAGATAGCGTAATTATTGATAATATCAAACCTGAAATGAAATTTACCGATGTAAAACCTGGCGTTCATGAGGTAAATGAATCTATGTTCAAAGAAGAAGATGGTCAGCGTGCATTATGGGTACATGGTAACATTTATGATTCTACGATAGATGTATTAAAGGCAAAAGGCCTTCAGTATGACCAAAAAACTAATGAAATTGTATATTACCAAAACTCTGCTTTTCCGTCAGGTTGGTTGAATACAATTCAAGCCAATGGTGATTTTAAATTTGGTGTACTTCCAGAGGAAATCAATGAACCGCTTAATTTAAGGTTATTTGGATATGATCTTGCAACTGCATCAAATATGGCAAATGGATTTAAAGATTATGTCTTTGTTAAAGAGGGAACGGAATACGCTGTCCCAAGCTATGACAAGGATAAAGTTAAACTAGGAGAAAAAATTACATTAACTTTAAATCTTAATAATGTGAAACAACTTATGTCAGGTACATTTGAGATTCCTTATAGTAAACAGTTGTTTAAATTTGTAGATGTTAAACCAAATCCAGCACTTGCAGAATATGCAAAACAAAATGGATTAAATATTAAATTAGAAGATCCAGTGATAAATGAAGAAGGAAACTGGGAAAACAAGGTGAAAGTTGGTGCATCTTTAGAAGGAACAGAATTTAAAGGTCTAGATGGAGACGCACCATTTGTAGATGTTACATTCGAGATGACGAGTGACGAGTATTTTAATAATTTAACAGCATTTGGCGTAGATAAATTCTCTTATACAAAAACAGGTGCATCAGAAGGCGTTGAGATTCCTGTATTTAAAGATAAATCCTTTTCTATTATTTCGAAACATGCAATGGTTACAGGATATATTGGACCAGAAGCTTTCTTAACTGAAGAGGGGTATTTAGGTAAGAATGACTACACAAAACTAGGAGCAAAAGTGTATGCAGTTGGTAAGGATGGAAAGAAATATACAGGAACGGTTGATGATAATGGGCAATTTGAAATTCATAGTGTTCCAGTAAGTGATACAGAATATAATATTTTCGTAGAAATGCCAGGTCATTTAAATAGTAAATTAACTACAAAAATAGGGAAAATGCAGGATGGAGAATTAGTGGGACAAAACTTTAGAGCTGATATGGATGACAGCCTTGCAGGTGATGTAAACGGCGATAAAATGGTAGATATTCAAGATGCTAGAATAGCAGCTCTTTCATATGAAAAAGGAAAAGTGGCTGTAAAAGATGGAGATGTCAATCAAGATGGTGTTGTAAATGAAACAGATATTCGTTTTATTGAGAAGAATTTCTTGAAAAAGGGTTCAGATGCCAAAGAAAATCAGAAACCGAAAGAAAATGTAGGGCCAGTGACGTTAGATAAAATCTTACGTTCCATTGGATTAGAGCCAAAAAAATAA
- a CDS encoding response regulator gives MIKILVVDDHAFLRDAIRSILEDESDMKVVGEASSGDGVLGKVEECRPDCILMDINLPGKNGIEATELVKKNYPNCRVLVFTMYEHDEYLMDALQAGADGYLLKDSSSEQVIAAIRMLYRGDSVIHPRMTKKLITYHQQKMKLESNENELTEREKEILFELVKGLSNKEIAEALYISDKTVKIHINKIFKKLNVKSRSQAVIYAVRNQLVPLD, from the coding sequence ATGATTAAAATATTAGTAGTGGATGATCATGCTTTTTTACGAGACGCAATTCGGAGCATACTAGAGGATGAATCTGATATGAAAGTGGTTGGAGAAGCTAGCTCTGGGGACGGAGTATTGGGAAAAGTAGAAGAATGCAGACCAGATTGTATTTTGATGGATATTAATCTTCCAGGGAAAAATGGGATTGAAGCCACAGAGTTAGTAAAAAAAAATTATCCAAATTGCCGAGTGCTTGTGTTTACAATGTATGAACATGATGAGTATTTAATGGATGCACTTCAGGCTGGTGCTGATGGTTATTTATTGAAGGATTCATCATCGGAGCAGGTAATAGCAGCAATTCGAATGTTATATCGAGGCGATTCAGTTATTCATCCGCGTATGACTAAAAAATTAATTACATATCATCAGCAAAAAATGAAATTAGAATCAAATGAAAATGAACTGACGGAACGTGAAAAGGAAATTCTTTTTGAATTAGTAAAAGGACTTAGTAATAAAGAAATTGCTGAAGCTCTATATATTAGTGATAAAACAGTTAAAATTCACATCAATAAAATTTTTAAAAAACTAAATGTAAAAAGTCGATCACAAGCGGTGATTTATGCTGTTCGAAATCAATTGGTTCCGTTGGATTAA
- a CDS encoding GAF domain-containing sensor histidine kinase encodes MKDVNSIFMREKIASSYLYFISFLGLITITISLLDIKIPSYPTILILLLIFMGIAEYFPVRFWRGTSSLTFPIIYAMSWQFGIHMTIIAIVLVTLIIHLHRRSPIQRMLFNSTQHALSLILAEWFSNKCMSLLINKIDMSVLYENLISLLLFCVFFGFFNNRFYDLLMIILPQPYSIYQWYKKTVTVFLCETFGFSYAALMHVLISTYSVEINEITVLFFFFPLVAISVISSFSVRIRMEKERLYELFLITTEISRGLTGGNLKHIKQALKGFFGIQAYVIWTKDDGNWNLLLKDGKVRLDISDHSEISKAFEGISKNLVFHDWKTGTAPGDEIFDSVIRSLVYFPLIVNDELVGMFVAGKSRTAGFFPEDVQSLATFSNQLANVVKTRILISEQEKRMILEERNRIAREIHDGIAQTLAGVIYQLESAQKKYRDKPIDMQQIVEKSIKDLRGSLGEVRYSIYALKPYPTQQLGLKQAIASKIKSLKQEYELDITYHERGHARALSFSKERVIFDTLQESLQNIVKHAQAEKTDVLLSYQSEHVLLRVKDNGVGFSLFESMVKTKNEPHYGILHMNEQAEQLGATLQIDSSVGKGTEITLLIPDSQTRGA; translated from the coding sequence TTGAAGGATGTAAATTCTATCTTTATGAGAGAAAAGATTGCTAGTTCTTATCTTTATTTTATTTCTTTTCTTGGCTTGATTACTATAACCATATCTTTACTTGATATTAAAATCCCTTCTTATCCAACGATATTAATATTGTTATTAATATTTATGGGGATTGCAGAGTATTTTCCTGTACGATTTTGGAGAGGAACTAGCTCGCTTACCTTTCCGATAATTTACGCTATGAGTTGGCAGTTTGGAATCCATATGACTATTATTGCTATTGTACTCGTAACGCTAATTATTCACCTGCATCGTCGTTCACCGATACAAAGAATGTTATTTAATAGTACTCAGCATGCGCTTAGTTTGATCTTGGCCGAATGGTTTTCAAATAAATGTATGTCTTTATTAATTAACAAGATAGATATGTCAGTTCTATATGAAAATTTAATATCTTTGTTGTTATTTTGCGTGTTTTTTGGCTTCTTCAACAACCGCTTTTACGATTTGTTAATGATAATTCTTCCGCAGCCATATTCAATCTATCAGTGGTATAAAAAAACTGTAACGGTATTTCTTTGCGAAACTTTTGGTTTCTCTTATGCGGCCCTGATGCATGTATTAATTAGTACATATAGTGTGGAAATAAACGAGATTACAGTACTGTTTTTCTTTTTTCCACTTGTAGCAATTTCAGTTATTAGTTCTTTTTCTGTACGGATAAGGATGGAGAAGGAACGATTATATGAGCTGTTTCTTATTACGACAGAAATTAGTCGTGGACTAACCGGAGGAAACTTGAAACATATTAAACAAGCGCTTAAAGGCTTTTTTGGCATACAAGCATATGTAATATGGACAAAAGATGATGGGAACTGGAATCTTCTATTGAAAGATGGGAAAGTTCGTCTGGATATTTCTGATCATTCAGAAATATCCAAGGCGTTTGAGGGAATCTCTAAAAATCTTGTGTTTCATGATTGGAAAACTGGTACGGCTCCTGGAGATGAAATATTTGATAGCGTCATACGCTCGCTTGTATATTTTCCTCTTATTGTAAATGATGAACTAGTCGGAATGTTTGTTGCAGGGAAAAGTAGAACTGCGGGTTTTTTTCCGGAAGATGTACAGTCGTTAGCTACGTTTTCTAACCAATTAGCTAACGTAGTTAAAACAAGAATATTGATTTCTGAACAGGAAAAAAGAATGATTTTAGAAGAAAGAAATAGAATCGCACGCGAAATTCACGATGGTATTGCACAAACATTGGCCGGGGTGATATACCAACTAGAATCCGCGCAGAAAAAATACCGTGATAAACCAATAGATATGCAGCAAATAGTAGAGAAAAGTATAAAAGATTTAAGAGGAAGCCTAGGAGAAGTTCGTTATTCTATTTATGCTTTAAAACCATATCCGACACAACAATTAGGGCTTAAGCAGGCGATAGCAAGTAAAATAAAATCTTTAAAACAAGAATATGAACTAGATATTACATATCATGAAAGAGGTCATGCACGTGCACTCAGCTTTTCAAAAGAAAGAGTTATTTTTGATACATTACAAGAGAGTTTGCAAAACATTGTAAAACATGCACAAGCAGAAAAGACTGATGTTTTACTTAGCTATCAAAGTGAGCACGTGCTTTTAAGGGTTAAGGATAATGGAGTCGGCTTTTCACTATTTGAGTCTATGGTTAAAACGAAGAATGAGCCACATTATGGTATATTACATATGAATGAACAAGCTGAACAATTAGGGGCTACTTTACAGATTGATAGTTCTGTAGGGAAAGGGACAGAAATTACACTATTAATTCCAGATTCACAAACAAGGGGTGCGTAA
- the gerKA gene encoding spore germination protein GerKA, with protein MAEQKNSQQDNKKKHMFPSLPENINYIENKLCHSDDIKKLDVPFQNGKGTIIYIESLADPNLIHQLALEPLLTRSDLSLDKAFATLNMKKETNLNYGVQLLLQGKSLYFHEHVDSFCIFETALSLKRDITEPDNEGIVRGPHTGLVEDLATNLASIRKLIKSPHVVVKYFTLGEEMHTKVAIAYMQNIANDDLVTEVKRRLETIKTDALMPPGYIQEFIEDTSFSPFPQQLNTERPDRVAANLMEGRVAILSDGDPTALIVPVTLFAFYQSPDDYNNRWIVGSFIRMIRLVSFLIAFLLPAIYIATVAFHPDVLPLELVYTIKASLEKVPLPPIFEALLMELIFELLREAGIRLPSRVGQTIGIVGGLVIGDAIVKAGLVSYTMIIVVALTAISSFLVPSNDMSSAVRILRFPLMLLAAIFGYVGISFGLIITFVHLCQLHSFHTPYLSPVAPMRIKDMKDSFVRLPIWSFWERPHDSKPKKMQRQHVTREDENGDKHAK; from the coding sequence ATGGCCGAACAGAAAAATTCACAACAAGATAATAAAAAAAAGCATATGTTTCCATCACTTCCGGAAAATATTAATTACATTGAAAATAAGCTCTGTCATTCAGATGATATAAAAAAATTAGATGTCCCTTTCCAAAATGGAAAAGGAACAATTATATATATCGAATCTTTAGCAGACCCAAATTTAATTCATCAATTAGCTCTTGAACCATTATTAACTCGATCGGATCTGTCTTTAGATAAAGCTTTTGCCACATTAAATATGAAAAAAGAAACAAATTTAAATTATGGTGTGCAGCTTTTATTACAAGGTAAATCTTTATATTTTCATGAACACGTCGACAGTTTTTGTATTTTCGAAACAGCTCTATCTTTAAAGAGAGATATAACAGAACCTGATAATGAAGGGATTGTCCGTGGACCGCATACTGGTTTAGTAGAAGATTTAGCAACCAATTTAGCTTCTATTCGTAAACTCATAAAAAGTCCACATGTCGTCGTTAAATATTTCACACTCGGTGAAGAAATGCATACGAAAGTGGCAATTGCTTATATGCAAAACATAGCTAATGACGATCTAGTTACAGAAGTAAAAAGAAGGTTAGAAACGATTAAGACAGATGCACTTATGCCTCCAGGATATATACAAGAATTTATAGAGGATACGTCTTTCTCACCCTTTCCGCAACAATTAAATACAGAGCGTCCAGATAGAGTCGCAGCAAATTTAATGGAAGGACGAGTTGCTATTTTATCTGATGGAGATCCAACTGCACTTATCGTTCCTGTTACGTTATTTGCTTTCTATCAATCACCAGATGATTATAATAACCGCTGGATTGTCGGTTCTTTCATCCGAATGATTCGCTTAGTCAGTTTCTTGATTGCCTTTCTCTTGCCCGCTATATATATCGCAACAGTTGCTTTTCATCCTGATGTGTTGCCGCTCGAACTTGTTTATACGATTAAAGCTTCATTAGAAAAAGTGCCACTTCCTCCTATTTTTGAAGCTCTCTTAATGGAATTAATCTTTGAATTATTACGGGAAGCTGGTATTCGCTTGCCAAGCCGAGTTGGACAAACAATCGGTATTGTAGGTGGTTTAGTAATTGGTGATGCAATTGTAAAAGCCGGTCTCGTTTCTTATACAATGATTATCGTTGTAGCTTTAACTGCAATCTCATCTTTTCTTGTTCCATCAAATGATATGAGTTCCGCAGTTCGGATTCTTCGTTTTCCGTTAATGCTCCTTGCTGCCATATTCGGCTATGTAGGAATATCATTCGGTCTCATTATAACTTTCGTTCATTTATGCCAGTTACATTCATTTCATACCCCCTATCTTTCTCCTGTTGCTCCGATGCGGATAAAAGATATGAAAGACTCTTTTGTACGACTACCAATTTGGTCGTTTTGGGAACGACCACATGATTCAAAACCGAAAAAAATGCAACGACAACATGTAACGAGAGAGGATGAGAACGGTGACAAACACGCAAAGTAA